From one Sulfurimonas sp. HSL-3221 genomic stretch:
- the topA gene encoding type I DNA topoisomerase translates to MKLIIVESPAKARTIKNFLGKGYEVIASKGHIRDLPKSRFGIKVDEEARTLTPEYSVSKENAPTVKQIQELAKKADEIYIATDEDREGEAIGWHIAHAIKKDPASLPRIVFHEITKTAIAHALETAREIDMDRVNAQQTRRLLDRIVGYKLSPLLSSKIQKGLSGGRVQSSTLKIIVDREREIKAFTPEEYWTIDTVFAPGIDANLYSYEGEKLDKLAIKNQAMAEAMTERIRGEAFSVNAIETKQRKTSTPPPFMTSTLQQTASSKLGFSPKKTMMLAQTLYEGVKTPTGTSGVITYMRTDSLNMAKEAVEAARDTITNTYGEKYLPKSPKAYGKKAKGAQEAHEAIRPTMLDFTPQVAAQYLKPDELKLYRLIYTRFLACQMTDAVFEQQSITFKSESAEYRATGRKLLFDGFYKVLGTDDKDKLLPTLEEGQSIALESIAPTQHFTEPPSRYSEASLIKKLEAEGIGRPSTYAPTISTLQARSYINIEKRQIVPTEVAFTVTELLEKHFPEIVDANFTANMEEILDKIADEHHDWQSVLIDFYFPFMEEITKGKTEIKSLKMAEPIGRNCPECGSELLMRSGRYGKFIACSGFPKCKYTEQVAEEGSEAQPAVEPETTDEVCDKCGSPMVIKSGRNGKFLACSAYPKCKNTRPLEAPTEAAVPCPDCGGKLLFRQSRRGAFWGCENYPKCKFISKFEPTDKKCDQEGCDGVLARRTYRGKEVYECVKCKHRTPIEEEA, encoded by the coding sequence TTGAAACTGATTATCGTAGAGTCCCCGGCCAAGGCAAGAACCATCAAGAACTTCCTCGGAAAAGGGTACGAAGTCATCGCTTCCAAGGGGCATATCCGTGATCTCCCCAAGAGCCGTTTCGGCATCAAAGTCGACGAGGAAGCACGTACGCTCACCCCCGAATACAGCGTTTCCAAGGAGAATGCGCCCACCGTCAAACAGATCCAGGAGCTGGCAAAAAAAGCGGATGAAATCTATATCGCGACCGATGAGGACCGCGAAGGAGAAGCGATCGGATGGCACATTGCCCATGCGATCAAAAAAGATCCGGCGTCCCTGCCGCGCATCGTCTTCCACGAGATCACCAAAACCGCCATCGCCCACGCGCTGGAGACGGCCCGGGAGATCGACATGGACCGCGTCAACGCCCAGCAGACCCGCCGCCTGCTCGACCGCATCGTCGGTTATAAACTCTCCCCGCTGCTGAGCTCCAAGATCCAAAAAGGGCTCTCCGGCGGCCGCGTCCAGTCCTCGACGCTCAAGATCATCGTCGACCGCGAACGGGAGATCAAAGCCTTCACGCCCGAAGAGTACTGGACCATCGATACCGTCTTCGCCCCGGGCATCGACGCGAACCTCTACAGCTACGAGGGTGAAAAACTCGACAAGCTCGCCATCAAGAACCAGGCAATGGCCGAGGCGATGACCGAGCGCATCCGCGGCGAAGCCTTCAGCGTCAATGCGATCGAGACCAAGCAGCGCAAGACTTCCACTCCGCCGCCGTTCATGACCTCGACCCTGCAGCAAACGGCGTCGAGCAAGCTCGGATTCTCGCCGAAGAAAACGATGATGCTGGCCCAGACTCTCTATGAAGGGGTGAAGACGCCCACCGGCACCTCCGGGGTCATCACCTACATGCGTACGGACTCCCTCAATATGGCCAAAGAGGCCGTCGAGGCGGCCCGCGACACCATCACCAATACCTACGGCGAAAAGTACCTGCCCAAAAGCCCAAAAGCCTACGGCAAGAAGGCCAAGGGTGCCCAGGAAGCCCACGAAGCGATCCGCCCGACCATGCTTGACTTCACGCCGCAGGTCGCCGCGCAGTACCTCAAACCCGACGAGCTGAAGCTCTACCGCCTCATCTATACCCGCTTCCTCGCCTGCCAGATGACCGACGCCGTTTTCGAACAGCAGTCCATCACCTTCAAAAGCGAAAGCGCCGAGTACCGGGCGACGGGACGCAAACTCCTCTTTGACGGTTTTTATAAAGTCCTCGGCACCGACGACAAGGACAAACTGCTCCCGACCCTCGAAGAGGGACAGAGCATCGCGCTCGAGTCGATCGCGCCGACCCAGCACTTTACCGAGCCGCCGTCACGCTACTCCGAGGCGAGCCTGATCAAGAAACTCGAAGCCGAAGGGATCGGCCGCCCGTCAACGTACGCACCGACGATCTCGACGCTGCAGGCCCGCAGCTATATCAACATCGAAAAACGCCAGATCGTCCCGACGGAAGTCGCCTTTACCGTCACCGAACTGCTCGAGAAGCACTTCCCGGAGATCGTCGATGCGAACTTCACCGCCAATATGGAGGAGATCCTCGACAAGATCGCCGACGAACACCACGACTGGCAGAGCGTTCTTATTGACTTCTACTTCCCGTTCATGGAGGAGATCACCAAAGGGAAAACAGAGATCAAGAGTCTCAAGATGGCCGAGCCGATCGGCCGCAACTGCCCCGAGTGCGGATCGGAGCTGCTGATGCGCTCGGGCCGCTACGGCAAATTCATCGCCTGCAGCGGTTTCCCCAAGTGCAAATACACCGAACAGGTTGCCGAAGAGGGGAGCGAGGCGCAACCCGCCGTCGAACCGGAAACGACCGACGAGGTGTGCGACAAGTGCGGCAGCCCGATGGTCATCAAAAGCGGCCGCAACGGGAAATTCCTGGCCTGCAGCGCCTACCCGAAATGCAAAAACACCCGTCCCCTCGAAGCCCCGACAGAGGCGGCGGTCCCCTGTCCGGACTGCGGGGGCAAGCTACTCTTCCGCCAGTCGCGCCGCGGCGCCTTCTGGGGATGCGAGAACTACCCCAAATGCAAGTTCATCTCGAAGTTCGAGCCCACCGACAAGAAGTGCGACCAGGAGGGATGCGACGGCGTCCTCGCACGCCGCACCTACCGCGGCAAAGAGGTCTATGAGTGCGTCAAGTGCAAGCACCGCACCCCGATTGAGGAAGAGGCGTGA
- a CDS encoding SCO family protein has protein sequence MSAGIRRKKTYPIALPLYWFACILLCAAAGYADTPPTLGMIEHPAGQLPLDVPFVDDEGHRVTLGEVMDGKPAILTLNYYGCPGLCTPQLNDLAQNLTMVKLAEGKEYKIITLSFNPDEGPADAAKKKANLLASMPRPFDPAAWTFLTGSDENIRKVTDAVGFQYEKQVGPNGMEEYVHPAVLVALSPQGKITRYLNGIQQLPFDIQMALMEASQGKVRPTIAKGLLFCFAFDPKNKTYVFAAEKFGAIALTLILAGFFLYLVLSGRKKRSMEDNNA, from the coding sequence ATGTCCGCCGGCATACGACGAAAAAAGACCTACCCAATTGCGCTGCCGCTCTACTGGTTCGCATGCATTCTGCTCTGTGCCGCGGCAGGCTACGCCGATACGCCGCCCACGCTGGGGATGATCGAACATCCCGCCGGACAGCTGCCGCTGGATGTCCCCTTTGTCGATGACGAAGGGCACCGTGTCACGCTCGGGGAGGTCATGGACGGCAAACCGGCCATTCTCACCCTCAACTACTACGGATGTCCCGGCCTCTGCACCCCCCAGCTCAACGACCTCGCCCAAAACCTCACGATGGTCAAACTGGCCGAAGGCAAAGAGTATAAGATCATCACCCTCAGTTTCAACCCCGACGAGGGGCCTGCCGACGCAGCCAAGAAAAAGGCGAACCTCCTCGCCTCCATGCCCCGTCCCTTCGATCCCGCCGCCTGGACCTTCCTGACCGGCAGCGACGAAAACATCCGAAAGGTGACCGATGCCGTCGGCTTCCAATACGAAAAACAGGTCGGACCGAACGGCATGGAAGAGTATGTCCACCCCGCCGTGCTCGTCGCCCTCTCGCCCCAAGGGAAGATTACCCGCTACCTCAACGGAATCCAGCAGCTCCCCTTTGATATCCAGATGGCCCTGATGGAAGCCTCACAGGGAAAAGTGCGCCCCACCATCGCCAAGGGGCTCCTCTTCTGCTTCGCCTTCGACCCGAAGAACAAAACCTACGTTTTTGCCGCCGAAAAGTTCGGGGCCATCGCCCTGACGTTGATCCTGGCCGGCTTCTTCCTCTACCTGGTGCTCTCCGGCAGAAAAAAGCGTTCCATGGAGGACAACAATGCCTAG
- a CDS encoding metallophosphoesterase family protein, with protein MKIGLLSDTHKKVDYSQQVIDHLLAEGAEFLIHCGDIVKEEMLQQLKTCGKRYVAVYGNNDPHLAAVHNRYSLVQEPHYFKLAKTKFKLMHLPFYMAPDAQIVLFGHTHTFECDFKNGTLYLNPGEACARSKPVSECAMLEITDDTFGVTQYSRPLEEEAFHARHFSFERESA; from the coding sequence GTGAAAATCGGGCTGCTCTCCGATACCCATAAAAAAGTGGACTACTCCCAGCAGGTGATCGACCACCTGCTGGCCGAGGGGGCCGAGTTTCTGATCCACTGCGGCGACATCGTCAAAGAGGAGATGCTCCAACAGCTGAAAACCTGCGGCAAACGCTACGTTGCCGTCTACGGCAACAACGACCCCCATCTCGCGGCGGTCCATAACCGCTACAGCCTGGTGCAGGAGCCCCACTACTTCAAACTGGCAAAAACGAAATTCAAACTGATGCACCTGCCGTTTTATATGGCACCCGACGCCCAGATCGTGCTCTTCGGCCATACCCACACCTTCGAGTGCGATTTTAAAAACGGGACGCTCTACCTCAATCCCGGCGAGGCATGCGCGCGCTCCAAACCGGTCTCGGAATGTGCTATGCTTGAGATCACGGATGACACGTTTGGCGTCACCCAGTACAGCCGGCCGCTGGAAGAGGAAGCCTTCCACGCCAGACACTTCAGTTTCGAGAGGGAATCGGCATGA
- a CDS encoding cation:proton antiporter, with the protein MDHDITLIITLALIIIFSPFLAKLFKIPTTPIEIILGAFFGFVGLLHGSHFFEFIAEVGFLFLMFLAGMEINLRTFWRLDRTVLRRITLYLAALYALSGIAVWYFDLGRIFMVLLPLISVGLVAALNKEYGKAEWLGLAMLAGGIGEVVSIAILTVSSAALEYGDGIGLFKTIGSLILFIVIIMLLFKLLQLFFWWFPEVATMLMPHVDNREQDVRLSIGILFLLVAIMLYLDLELAFAAFIAGMFIPTFFEHKHELPEKLGSFGFGFLVPLFFIYIGTTFDLSALMMEGLIAKALMVTFLMIAIRLIAAQIFAPAMGWRDALRIGLSHAMPLTLLIAITTLAYTNNSIDKLHYYALILASLFEVIVVMIAIKLLHIVQMPAEELHG; encoded by the coding sequence ATGGATCATGATATCACGCTCATTATCACCCTGGCGCTGATCATCATCTTCTCCCCCTTCCTTGCCAAACTCTTCAAGATCCCCACGACGCCGATCGAGATCATCCTCGGCGCCTTTTTCGGTTTCGTCGGACTGTTGCACGGCAGCCACTTCTTCGAATTCATTGCAGAAGTGGGCTTTTTGTTTCTCATGTTCCTCGCCGGAATGGAGATCAATCTGCGCACCTTCTGGCGTCTGGATCGCACCGTTCTGAGGCGCATCACCCTCTACCTCGCGGCCCTCTATGCCCTCTCCGGCATCGCCGTCTGGTATTTTGATCTCGGCCGCATCTTCATGGTCCTGCTGCCGCTCATCTCCGTCGGCCTCGTCGCAGCCCTCAACAAGGAGTACGGCAAAGCCGAATGGCTGGGCCTCGCCATGCTCGCCGGCGGGATCGGTGAGGTCGTTTCTATCGCCATCCTGACCGTCTCCTCCGCCGCGCTCGAGTACGGCGACGGCATCGGACTGTTCAAGACCATCGGTTCGCTCATCCTCTTTATCGTGATTATCATGCTGCTGTTCAAGCTGCTGCAGCTCTTTTTCTGGTGGTTTCCCGAAGTCGCCACGATGCTGATGCCCCACGTGGACAACCGAGAACAGGACGTCCGCCTCTCCATCGGCATCCTTTTCCTGCTGGTGGCCATCATGCTCTACCTCGACCTCGAACTGGCCTTTGCCGCCTTTATCGCGGGGATGTTCATCCCCACCTTTTTCGAGCATAAACATGAGCTTCCGGAGAAACTCGGCAGTTTCGGCTTCGGCTTTCTCGTACCCCTCTTTTTCATCTATATCGGCACAACGTTCGATCTCAGTGCACTGATGATGGAGGGGCTAATTGCCAAAGCCCTGATGGTCACCTTCCTGATGATCGCAATCCGCCTGATCGCCGCACAGATCTTCGCCCCGGCAATGGGGTGGCGCGACGCCCTGCGCATCGGCCTCAGCCACGCCATGCCCCTGACGCTCCTCATCGCCATTACGACCCTCGCCTACACCAACAACAGCATCGACAAGCTCCACTACTACGCGCTGATCCTGGCTTCGCTCTTCGAAGTCATCGTCGTCATGATCGCCATCAAACTGCTCCATATCGTTCAAATGCCGGCAGAGGAGCTGCACGGCTAG
- a CDS encoding biotin synthase — translation MTEKVFLCAISNINSGTCSEDCKFCSQSVRYKADIARYKQKPVTDIIEEARAAKASGALGFCLVTAHKGLDERTLDFVCEVAESVNAEVPGLRLIACNGTASVSQLETLKRSGIKAYNHNLETSREFYPQICTTHPWDERFETCENVNAVGLKLISGGIFGLGESQEDRISMLTSLQKLNPVSVPINFYHHNPALPLRPNPLTTDEALELITLTRQMLPNAERIMVAGGRELMFGERQHEIFAAGANSIVVGNYLTTEGRDRNADLEMLRDLGLAVADRVGE, via the coding sequence ATGACCGAGAAGGTTTTTCTGTGCGCCATCAGCAACATCAACAGCGGCACCTGCAGCGAAGACTGCAAGTTCTGCTCGCAGAGTGTACGCTATAAGGCCGATATTGCCCGCTACAAGCAAAAGCCCGTCACAGACATCATCGAAGAGGCCCGTGCAGCCAAAGCCTCCGGTGCCCTTGGCTTCTGCCTGGTCACGGCGCACAAAGGGCTTGACGAACGTACCCTCGATTTCGTCTGCGAAGTCGCCGAATCCGTCAACGCTGAGGTCCCTGGGCTGCGACTGATCGCCTGCAACGGTACCGCCTCCGTTTCCCAGCTCGAAACCCTCAAACGATCCGGCATCAAAGCCTACAACCACAACCTCGAGACCTCCCGGGAGTTCTACCCGCAGATCTGCACCACCCACCCCTGGGACGAACGGTTCGAGACCTGCGAAAACGTCAATGCCGTCGGTCTCAAGCTGATCTCCGGCGGGATCTTCGGCTTGGGCGAGAGCCAGGAGGACCGCATTAGTATGCTCACCTCCCTGCAGAAACTGAACCCGGTCTCCGTTCCCATCAATTTTTATCACCACAATCCGGCCCTGCCGCTGCGTCCCAACCCCCTCACGACGGACGAAGCCCTGGAGCTTATCACGCTGACGCGGCAGATGCTTCCGAACGCAGAGCGCATCATGGTCGCAGGCGGGCGGGAACTGATGTTCGGGGAACGGCAGCACGAGATTTTTGCCGCCGGCGCCAACTCCATCGTCGTCGGGAACTACCTCACGACCGAAGGCCGCGACCGCAATGCCGACCTCGAGATGCTACGCGATCTCGGCCTCGCCGTTGCGGACCGTGTCGGGGAGTAA
- a CDS encoding NAD(P)-binding domain-containing protein: MDQVYNLAIIGAGPAGIAAAVESYLLGMRDIIILEKGQSHNETIRKYYKDNKRVDKDWQGQKVELDGNIYFIDGTKESTLDFFDEVLAKHSVKLQPQTEVQKIVRGDDGIFDVMVPGGSIRARYVVVTIGRMGKPNKPDYKIPPAIRKQVNYTLDDVGEGEKILVVGGGDSAVEYAVDLAAKNDVAICYRRATFRRANPTNQTDIANAIAHGEVRPILNTNIEGLEEDAGKVKVLFEEREPESFDRVIYAIGGTTPSAFLTGSGIGIEEGCPVHDENYESDVPGIFVAGDITQERGGSIALGLNHGFYIARHILDNDKTLRRDDDVIKRLD; the protein is encoded by the coding sequence ATGGATCAAGTTTACAACCTGGCGATCATCGGGGCGGGCCCCGCCGGAATCGCTGCCGCGGTAGAGAGCTATCTGCTGGGGATGCGCGACATCATCATCCTGGAGAAGGGGCAGAGCCATAACGAGACGATCCGCAAGTACTACAAGGACAACAAGCGCGTTGACAAGGATTGGCAGGGGCAGAAGGTCGAGCTTGACGGCAACATCTATTTTATCGACGGTACAAAAGAGAGCACGCTTGATTTTTTTGATGAGGTGCTGGCGAAGCACTCGGTAAAACTGCAGCCGCAGACGGAGGTGCAGAAAATCGTCAGAGGCGACGACGGCATCTTCGACGTCATGGTCCCCGGCGGCAGCATCCGCGCGCGCTACGTCGTCGTCACCATCGGCCGGATGGGCAAACCGAACAAACCCGATTACAAGATCCCGCCCGCGATCCGCAAACAGGTCAACTACACCCTCGACGATGTCGGTGAGGGCGAGAAGATCCTCGTTGTCGGCGGGGGCGATTCGGCCGTCGAGTACGCCGTCGACCTGGCCGCGAAAAACGACGTAGCCATCTGCTACCGCCGCGCGACGTTCCGCCGGGCCAACCCCACGAATCAGACCGACATCGCCAACGCCATCGCCCACGGCGAGGTGCGCCCTATTCTCAACACGAACATCGAAGGGCTTGAAGAGGATGCGGGCAAAGTGAAAGTCCTCTTCGAAGAGCGCGAGCCGGAGAGTTTCGACCGCGTTATCTACGCCATCGGCGGGACGACGCCGAGCGCCTTCCTTACCGGTTCGGGCATCGGCATCGAAGAGGGGTGCCCGGTCCATGACGAGAACTACGAAAGCGACGTCCCGGGCATCTTTGTCGCCGGGGACATTACCCAGGAACGCGGCGGCTCCATCGCCCTGGGGCTTAACCACGGTTTTTATATCGCGCGGCACATCCTCGACAACGACAAAACGCTGCGGCGCGATGACGATGTCATCAAGCGTCTCGATTAA
- a CDS encoding DegT/DnrJ/EryC1/StrS family aminotransferase, with the protein MSASGGTSAPIPFSARARERDALATRTFALDPDAPDRLESAVAAYHGCAHAIAFDTPSSALEALLAPLKEATIITDAMAPPHRSGALCRSGVRTRYADIGLDGVLMAAAVEKAVGTETDAVLFAHFGGIRSTSLEIPTTRTLLEDATGSLLPMKPSGSAVWTLAPLMPDGVSSTGFLLTDDDATAQNARLFRRGGRQPGTLWNYDLPLRGADCTLDLLAATVALEQLQHLEAACERRRENSALLDEHLRSTLFDCMKRTPDDAPASYPILLTPQLYCPKEDIYSSIRGEGIEATVCCKPLYKTTAFKDEGVRLPITEDFYKALLQLPCHHKLSVDEVKLVAAAVREATEKYAYRGCSF; encoded by the coding sequence ATGAGCGCCTCCGGCGGCACATCAGCCCCCATCCCCTTCTCGGCCCGGGCCAGGGAACGTGACGCCCTCGCGACGCGTACCTTCGCACTCGACCCTGACGCACCCGACCGGCTGGAGAGCGCCGTCGCGGCCTACCACGGCTGCGCCCACGCCATTGCTTTCGACACCCCCTCCTCCGCATTGGAAGCGCTCCTCGCACCCCTCAAAGAAGCGACGATCATCACCGACGCCATGGCCCCGCCCCACCGCTCCGGCGCGCTCTGCCGCAGCGGTGTCCGCACGCGCTACGCCGATATCGGTCTTGACGGCGTCCTGATGGCTGCCGCCGTCGAAAAGGCGGTCGGTACGGAAACAGACGCCGTGCTCTTCGCGCACTTCGGGGGCATCCGTTCGACCTCTCTTGAGATTCCGACCACACGGACACTGCTCGAGGACGCTACCGGTTCCCTGCTCCCGATGAAGCCCTCCGGCTCCGCCGTCTGGACCCTCGCGCCCCTCATGCCCGACGGCGTCAGCTCTACAGGCTTTCTGCTCACCGACGACGATGCGACCGCGCAAAATGCCCGCCTTTTTCGCCGGGGCGGCCGGCAGCCGGGCACTCTCTGGAACTACGACCTTCCCCTCCGGGGGGCCGACTGCACGCTGGACCTTCTCGCCGCCACCGTGGCCCTGGAGCAGTTGCAGCACCTGGAGGCTGCCTGCGAACGCCGCCGCGAAAACAGCGCTCTTCTGGACGAGCATCTGCGATCCACTCTCTTTGACTGCATGAAGCGTACCCCCGACGACGCGCCCGCAAGCTACCCCATCCTGCTGACCCCGCAGCTCTACTGTCCTAAAGAGGATATCTATAGCAGCATAAGAGGGGAAGGGATTGAAGCGACCGTCTGCTGCAAACCGCTTTACAAAACGACCGCTTTCAAAGATGAGGGGGTTCGATTACCTATCACGGAGGATTTTTACAAGGCGCTGCTGCAGCTCCCCTGCCACCACAAGCTCTCCGTCGATGAAGTGAAGCTGGTCGCCGCGGCCGTGCGCGAAGCGACGGAGAAATACGCCTACCGAGGCTGCAGTTTCTAA
- the amrB gene encoding AmmeMemoRadiSam system protein B encodes MSARTTAHAGSFYPAQASEIERFFKAFEEMGNVDVPETPRALIVPHAGYMYSGFTAHLAFEQLRHSSAKRAIVIGPSHRVAFHGMSVSLFDEFSTPLGSLTIDRAYAEHLKETYGLAFEPAMHMEHSTEVQMPFIKHYAPQLEVVEMVYGAFDPKTLGVIITDLLKDEENVVVISTDLSHFYTEEEANRLDNICLNAIDKREPSMMHSGCEACGAIGVEGVLIAAQNDDLNVKLLDYRTSSWATKDTSNVVGYTSAVFY; translated from the coding sequence ATGAGCGCACGCACTACAGCACATGCCGGCTCCTTCTACCCGGCCCAGGCTTCCGAGATCGAGCGCTTTTTCAAAGCGTTCGAAGAGATGGGGAACGTCGACGTCCCCGAAACGCCGCGGGCGCTGATCGTCCCCCACGCGGGGTACATGTACTCCGGCTTCACTGCGCACCTGGCCTTCGAGCAGCTGCGCCACAGCAGCGCCAAACGCGCCATCGTCATCGGACCGTCCCACCGGGTAGCCTTTCACGGGATGAGCGTCTCCCTCTTCGACGAGTTCTCCACTCCGCTGGGGTCGCTGACCATTGACAGGGCGTATGCCGAGCATCTTAAGGAGACCTACGGGCTTGCGTTCGAGCCGGCGATGCACATGGAACACTCGACGGAGGTTCAGATGCCTTTTATCAAGCATTATGCCCCACAACTTGAGGTCGTGGAGATGGTCTACGGCGCCTTCGATCCGAAAACCCTCGGCGTCATCATTACCGATCTGCTCAAAGACGAAGAGAACGTCGTCGTCATCAGTACGGATCTGAGCCACTTCTATACGGAGGAGGAGGCGAACAGGCTCGACAATATCTGTCTGAACGCCATTGACAAACGCGAACCTTCCATGATGCATTCGGGATGCGAAGCCTGCGGTGCCATCGGAGTGGAGGGGGTGCTGATCGCCGCGCAGAACGACGACCTCAACGTCAAACTCCTCGACTACCGCACCAGCAGCTGGGCTACGAAGGATACGAGCAACGTCGTCGGGTATACTTCGGCGGTGTTCTACTAA
- the amrA gene encoding AmmeMemoRadiSam system protein A has protein sequence MTLQTLLLQLARAAITSAFGEPFPFHKAELVAQFPELDEPRATFVTLKIGGKALRGCIGSIVPHSSLYEDVIANAKSAAFSDPRFSSLTDREYRRCSVEVSLLSVPENLPYNDTEDLRRKIRPNVDGVILQLGGRSATFLPQVWEELPDFDAFFAHLGLKAGLGTDVLNHHPEIFTYQAEHFEDAPLETGGVL, from the coding sequence ATGACGCTTCAGACCCTCCTGCTGCAGCTCGCACGCGCAGCGATCACATCGGCGTTCGGCGAACCTTTCCCATTTCATAAAGCCGAACTGGTTGCACAATTCCCGGAACTGGACGAACCGCGCGCCACCTTCGTCACCCTCAAAATCGGGGGGAAGGCGTTGCGCGGCTGTATCGGTTCCATCGTCCCGCACTCCTCACTCTACGAGGACGTCATTGCCAACGCCAAATCGGCGGCCTTCAGCGACCCCCGCTTTTCATCACTGACCGACCGAGAATACCGCCGCTGCAGTGTCGAAGTTTCGCTGTTGAGCGTGCCGGAGAACCTCCCCTACAACGATACTGAAGACCTCCGGCGCAAGATCCGCCCGAACGTCGACGGGGTCATTTTGCAGCTGGGGGGACGCAGCGCAACCTTCCTGCCGCAGGTCTGGGAGGAGCTGCCCGATTTCGATGCCTTCTTCGCCCACCTCGGCCTCAAGGCCGGCCTGGGGACGGACGTCCTCAACCACCATCCCGAGATCTTCACCTACCAGGCGGAGCATTTCGAGGATGCCCCGCTTGAAACAGGAGGTGTGCTATGA